In one window of Mycteria americana isolate JAX WOST 10 ecotype Jacksonville Zoo and Gardens chromosome 24, USCA_MyAme_1.0, whole genome shotgun sequence DNA:
- the ACSBG2 gene encoding long-chain-fatty-acid--CoA ligase ACSBG2 isoform X1, with the protein MLCESDARMALAEPVPTAYFNSDPQGNCEVSLNDVLLKSSTRTGEVHNTETVEDTKTEGCQIDTLGFKASSPPTSSVWTTRRDGEVRLRMDEQGIGSEAPKTVHELFQEAVNKYGDYYALASKKGGQWIKLTYKMYYDECWKAAKSFLKLGLERFHGVCILGFNSAEWFIADIGAILAGGFAVGIYTTNSPEACHYVAENCSANILVVENNKQLQKILEIQHKLPHLKAIIQYGEELKEKRPNLYSWSEFMDLGKDVPDTRLREIIESQKPNQCCTLIYTSGTTGQPKGVMLSHDNLTWTASAAGRFIMLTDAKEKQELVVSYLPLSHIAAQMSDIWSAMTFGVQVFFAQPDALKGTLVDTLREVRPTAFLGVPRVWEKMEEKMKSIGAKSSALRRKVASWAKGVGLQTNLKRMNGYSEVPVNFRLARQLVYKKVRKAIGLDRCTKCYTGAAPITRETLEFFLSLNIPVFELYGMSESSGPHTISLPHAFKLTSCGKEVTGCRTLIHKPDRDGTGEICFSGRHIFMGYLNMEEKTKEAIDEDGWLHSGDLGKHDKDGFLYITGRIKELIITAGGENVPPVPIEDAVKDAVPIISNAMLVGDKAKFLAMLLTLKCKIDVETGEPGDDLTPEAIEYCQKLGSKATKVSEIISSKDKAIYAAIQKGISAVNEGAVSNAQKVQKWVLLEKDFSLFGGELGPTMKLKRPVVAQKYKERIAQFYADADTPTTAENALRQ; encoded by the exons ATGCTGTGTGAGTCAGATGCACGTATGGCACTTGCGGAACCGGTCCCCACGGCTTATTTTAATTCGGATCCTCAAGGGAACTGTGAGGTGTCACTGAATGATGTACTGCTCAAGTCTTCAACTAG AACTGGTGAGGTCCACAACACTGAGACAGTTGAAGATACTAAGACGGAGGGATGTCAGATAGACACCCTTGGCTTCAAAG cCTCTTCACCTCCTACCTCCAGTGTGTGGACAACGCGACGAGATGGAGAGGTCAGACTGAGGATGGATGAACAGGGCATAGGCAGCGAGGCACCAAAGACCGTTCATGAGCTGTTCCAGGAAGCTGTTAATAAATATGGTGATTATTATGCCCTTGCATCCAAGAAGGGTGGCCAGTGGATAAAATTAACGTATAAGATGTACTATGATGAGTGCTGGAAAGCAGCGAAAAGCTTTCTGAAG CTGGGACTAGAGCGTTTCCATGGAGTGTGCATCCTGGGATTTAATTCTGCAGAGTGGTTTATTGCTGACATTGGAGCTATCCTTGCAGG tGGATTTGCTGTTGGTATCTACACTACAAACTCTCCTGAGGCCTGTCATTACGTAGCAGAGAACTGTAGTGCTAACATTCTAGTTGTGGAAAACAataaacagctgcagaaaatctTAGAa ATTCAGCATAAACTACCTCATCTGAAAGCTATTATCCAGTATGGGGAAGAGCTAAAAGAGAAGAGACCAAATCTGTACTCT TGGAGTGAGTTCATGGACCTTGGCAAAGATGTTCCAGATACTCGGCTCCGTGAAATCATTGAGTCGCAGAAGCCTAACCAGTGCTGTACACTAATATATACCTCGGGGACAACTGGACAGCCAAAGGGAGTAATGCTCAGTCATGACAAC TTGACGTGGACGGCATCGGCAGCAGGGCGTTTCATAATGCTGACAGATGctaaagaaaagcaggagctggTGGTCAGCTATCTGCCCCTCAGTCATATTGCTGCACAGATGTCAGATATTTGGTCGGCGATGACATTCGGTGTACAAGTTTTCTTTGCTCAACCAGATGCATTAAAG GGCACCTTGGTAGACACCCTGCGGGAAGTGAGGCCAACTGCTTTTTTGGGAGTTCCTCGTGTctgggaaaaaatggaagaaaaaatgaaatccatAGGTGCAAAATCGTCAGCACTCAGAAGAAAAGTGGCATCGTGGGCCAAGGGCGTCGGGTTGCAGACAAACCTGAAGCGGATGAATGG GTATTCTGAAGTCCCAGTGAACTTCCGCTTAGCCAGGCAGTTGGTGTACAAGAAAGTGCGAAAGGCCATTGGGCTGGACCGGTGCACAAAGTGCTACACGGGGGCTGCTCCCATTACCAGAGAGACGCTGGAATTTTTTCTAAGTCTGAACATTCCTGTGTTCGAGCTGTACGGCATGAGTGAGAGCTCTGGGCCTCACACAATCTCTCTACCTCACGCGTTCAAGCTTACCAG CTGTGGAAAGGAAGTCACAGGCTGCCGGACACTGATTCATAAGCCAGATCGAGATGGCACCGGGGAGATCTGCTTCTCAGGAAGGCACATCTTCATGGGCTATTtgaacatggaagaaaaaaccaaagagGCAATTGATGAAGATGGCTGGCTGCATTCGGGTGACCTTGGCAAGCATGATAAAGATGGATTCCTCTACATCACGGGCAGAATTAAAG AGCTCATCATCACTGCAGGAGGTGAGAACGTTCCTCCCGTTCCAATCGAGGATGCTGTAAAAGATGCTGTTCCCATCATCAGCAATGCAATGTTGGTTGGAGACAAAGCAAAATTCCTTGCTATGCTTCTAACGCTAAAG TGCAAAATAGATGTAGAAACTGGTGAGCCAGGAGATGATCTCACTCCAGAAGCTATTGAATACTGTCAAAAACTGGGCAGCAAGGCTACAAAAGTCTCCGAAATCATCAGCAGCAAAGACAAGGCTATCTACGCGGCTATCCAGAAGGGCATTTCGGCAGTCAATGAGGGAGCAGTCTCGAATGCTCAGAAAGTCCAGAAGTGGGTCCTTCTGGAGAAGGACTTTTCCCTCTTTGGTGGAGAGCTTG gccCGACAATGAAGCTGAAGAGACCCGTGGTGGCACAGAAGTACAAAGAGCGAATTGCTCAGTTTTACGCAGATGCGGATACACCTACCACAGCAGAGAATGCTCTTCGGCAGTAG
- the ACSBG2 gene encoding long-chain-fatty-acid--CoA ligase ACSBG2 isoform X2, whose translation MRWTMLCESDARMALAEPVPTAYFNSDPQGNCEVSLNDVLLKSSTRTGEVHNTETVEDTKTEGCQIDTLGFKASSPPTSSVWTTRRDGEVRLRMDEQGIGSEAPKTVHELFQEAVNKYGDYYALASKKGGQWIKLTYKMYYDECWKAAKSFLKLGLERFHGVCILGFNSAEWFIADIGAILAGGFAVGIYTTNSPEACHYVAENCSANILVVENNKQLQKILEIQHKLPHLKAIIQYGEELKEKRPNLYSWSEFMDLGKDVPDTRLREIIESQKPNQCCTLIYTSGTTGQPKGVMLSHDNLTWTASAAGRFIMLTDAKEKQELVVSYLPLSHIAAQMSDIWSAMTFGVQVFFAQPDALKGTLVDTLREVRPTAFLGVPRVWEKMEEKMKSIGAKSSALRRKVASWAKGVGLQTNLKRMNGYSEVPVNFRLARQLVYKKVRKAIGLDRCTKCYTGAAPITRETLEFFLSLNIPVFELYGMSESSGPHTISLPHAFKLTSCGKEVTGCRTLIHKPDRDGTGEICFSGRHIFMGYLNMEEKTKEAIDEDGWLHSGDLGKHDKDGFLYITGRIKELIITAGGENVPPVPIEDAVKDAVPIISNAMLVGDKAKFLAMLLTLKCKIDVETGEPGDDLTPEAIEYCQKLGSKATKVSEIISSKDKAIYAAIQKGISAVNEGAVSNAQKVQKWVLLEKDFSLFGGELGPTMKLKRPVVAQKYKERIAQFYADADTPTTAENALRQ comes from the exons ATGCGTT GGACAATGCTGTGTGAGTCAGATGCACGTATGGCACTTGCGGAACCGGTCCCCACGGCTTATTTTAATTCGGATCCTCAAGGGAACTGTGAGGTGTCACTGAATGATGTACTGCTCAAGTCTTCAACTAG AACTGGTGAGGTCCACAACACTGAGACAGTTGAAGATACTAAGACGGAGGGATGTCAGATAGACACCCTTGGCTTCAAAG cCTCTTCACCTCCTACCTCCAGTGTGTGGACAACGCGACGAGATGGAGAGGTCAGACTGAGGATGGATGAACAGGGCATAGGCAGCGAGGCACCAAAGACCGTTCATGAGCTGTTCCAGGAAGCTGTTAATAAATATGGTGATTATTATGCCCTTGCATCCAAGAAGGGTGGCCAGTGGATAAAATTAACGTATAAGATGTACTATGATGAGTGCTGGAAAGCAGCGAAAAGCTTTCTGAAG CTGGGACTAGAGCGTTTCCATGGAGTGTGCATCCTGGGATTTAATTCTGCAGAGTGGTTTATTGCTGACATTGGAGCTATCCTTGCAGG tGGATTTGCTGTTGGTATCTACACTACAAACTCTCCTGAGGCCTGTCATTACGTAGCAGAGAACTGTAGTGCTAACATTCTAGTTGTGGAAAACAataaacagctgcagaaaatctTAGAa ATTCAGCATAAACTACCTCATCTGAAAGCTATTATCCAGTATGGGGAAGAGCTAAAAGAGAAGAGACCAAATCTGTACTCT TGGAGTGAGTTCATGGACCTTGGCAAAGATGTTCCAGATACTCGGCTCCGTGAAATCATTGAGTCGCAGAAGCCTAACCAGTGCTGTACACTAATATATACCTCGGGGACAACTGGACAGCCAAAGGGAGTAATGCTCAGTCATGACAAC TTGACGTGGACGGCATCGGCAGCAGGGCGTTTCATAATGCTGACAGATGctaaagaaaagcaggagctggTGGTCAGCTATCTGCCCCTCAGTCATATTGCTGCACAGATGTCAGATATTTGGTCGGCGATGACATTCGGTGTACAAGTTTTCTTTGCTCAACCAGATGCATTAAAG GGCACCTTGGTAGACACCCTGCGGGAAGTGAGGCCAACTGCTTTTTTGGGAGTTCCTCGTGTctgggaaaaaatggaagaaaaaatgaaatccatAGGTGCAAAATCGTCAGCACTCAGAAGAAAAGTGGCATCGTGGGCCAAGGGCGTCGGGTTGCAGACAAACCTGAAGCGGATGAATGG GTATTCTGAAGTCCCAGTGAACTTCCGCTTAGCCAGGCAGTTGGTGTACAAGAAAGTGCGAAAGGCCATTGGGCTGGACCGGTGCACAAAGTGCTACACGGGGGCTGCTCCCATTACCAGAGAGACGCTGGAATTTTTTCTAAGTCTGAACATTCCTGTGTTCGAGCTGTACGGCATGAGTGAGAGCTCTGGGCCTCACACAATCTCTCTACCTCACGCGTTCAAGCTTACCAG CTGTGGAAAGGAAGTCACAGGCTGCCGGACACTGATTCATAAGCCAGATCGAGATGGCACCGGGGAGATCTGCTTCTCAGGAAGGCACATCTTCATGGGCTATTtgaacatggaagaaaaaaccaaagagGCAATTGATGAAGATGGCTGGCTGCATTCGGGTGACCTTGGCAAGCATGATAAAGATGGATTCCTCTACATCACGGGCAGAATTAAAG AGCTCATCATCACTGCAGGAGGTGAGAACGTTCCTCCCGTTCCAATCGAGGATGCTGTAAAAGATGCTGTTCCCATCATCAGCAATGCAATGTTGGTTGGAGACAAAGCAAAATTCCTTGCTATGCTTCTAACGCTAAAG TGCAAAATAGATGTAGAAACTGGTGAGCCAGGAGATGATCTCACTCCAGAAGCTATTGAATACTGTCAAAAACTGGGCAGCAAGGCTACAAAAGTCTCCGAAATCATCAGCAGCAAAGACAAGGCTATCTACGCGGCTATCCAGAAGGGCATTTCGGCAGTCAATGAGGGAGCAGTCTCGAATGCTCAGAAAGTCCAGAAGTGGGTCCTTCTGGAGAAGGACTTTTCCCTCTTTGGTGGAGAGCTTG gccCGACAATGAAGCTGAAGAGACCCGTGGTGGCACAGAAGTACAAAGAGCGAATTGCTCAGTTTTACGCAGATGCGGATACACCTACCACAGCAGAGAATGCTCTTCGGCAGTAG